Within Candidatus Bathyarchaeia archaeon, the genomic segment CCCCCACCACATGGAGCCAATTCCTGGAAAACTGTGAAGCCTTGAAGAAAAAGTATAAGGCCCAGGGAATATACCCGTTCGCCGCAGGCTTGAAGCAGGGATACCTGTTCCCCCACTTCTGCGCGTTTCTGCACGGAAACGCTGGAAGGCTGTGGAAGAAGGATGAAAGGAGGACTGTTCAAACGGACAGCCCAGAATGCGTCGAAGCCGTGAAAGACTTGGTATATTTGTACGATAATTACATGGATCCAGGCTCAGTTGAATGGATCGCCGGCATCGAAAGCGGTAAGGCATATTACACTAAGAAGGCGGCCATGACACTTTACTATCCATGGCATACCGTGGTGGGTAGAAAGTATATGGGGATTACTTCGGAGATAGCGCTGTGGCCTGGGAAGAAGACTAGATCCGGATCCGGATCAGCCTCTGAAGCTCAGGCCATTCCTCGAACAGCGAAGTTTAAGAAAGAGGCCTTCGAGCTAATGAAGTTTAACACCTCTGACTGGGTGAATGTACAGAAGGTCCTGGCGATAGACGACAAATACGAGAGTTGTTGGCCCATCCTAAACCATCAATACGACGCCCCGGAGCTTCAAAACTTCGTATACCCCGGGTTCATAAAGACGATTAGGGAGCAAGCCAAATACAATTGTACTCGATACGAACGTCCGGCGTATGAGAAAATCATTGTGGGAATACTGGAAGCCGAGATAGTGAACGCCATAAACAAGTCGAAGAAGCCTGAAGACGCGATGAAAGACGCTTTCGAAGCCATTGACCCAGTTGTAGAAGACGAGTACGCTCGATACGGTGGCGGATACGAGGATCCATGGGAGACGATGCCACATCCCGTCGAGTAGAAAGGTAGCGTAAAAATTGCCGAGAAAAAAGTCCAGGGGCGAGTTTAGGCTCGCCCTCACTCTCCTAACCCCCCTTTTTGTTCTAATTGCGATTTTTATCGCGTTTCCCCTTTTATACTCCTTCTACCTCACATTCAACGACTTCAGTCTAAGGGATTTGAAGGCCCAGTTCATCGGGTTGGGGAATTACCTTGCTTTGCTGAAGGACCCTGTGTTTAGGGCTTCGCTGACGCATACCGCGTATTTTACGGTGATCAGCATGTTGGTCGGTATTCCCCTAGCCTTGGGAGTGGCCCTCCTCTTGAACGAGGAGTTTCCCGGTAGGTCTGTGGCCAGGGTCTGTCTGCTGATTCCATGGGCTTTGCCTCCCATCGTGGTGGCGATCATGTTCTCCTTCATGATGAACACCTCCTACGGGATTGTTAACTATATTCTCAAAGCCGTGGGGTTGACCACCACATCCATAGCGTTTTTCGGTGATCCGAAGCTGGCTTTAAACTCGCTGATCCTCGTTAACTTGTGGAAGGTGACGCCGTTATACGCCATCATCTTCCTCTCAGCCCTACAGAACATCCCAG encodes:
- a CDS encoding extracellular solute-binding protein, encoding MGKEEKVSRRGYVKYAAAGVVVVAVAAGGAYYATRPKPTPTPTPTPTPKPTPTPTPTPTVKPTPTPTPTPTPVTINAYFPAHSNFMASEAVLGEFTKKTGIKVNAIVDSFFVIHDKLASTFAAGVYAYDACYTWGAWLAEFLEFYQPLDEIGVEPPKEVVDDLIPWTRFSCVFKEKWYGLPNAFWVMVLHMNKDLYSEAGLETPTTWSQFLENCEALKKKYKAQGIYPFAAGLKQGYLFPHFCAFLHGNAGRLWKKDERRTVQTDSPECVEAVKDLVYLYDNYMDPGSVEWIAGIESGKAYYTKKAAMTLYYPWHTVVGRKYMGITSEIALWPGKKTRSGSGSASEAQAIPRTAKFKKEAFELMKFNTSDWVNVQKVLAIDDKYESCWPILNHQYDAPELQNFVYPGFIKTIREQAKYNCTRYERPAYEKIIVGILEAEIVNAINKSKKPEDAMKDAFEAIDPVVEDEYARYGGGYEDPWETMPHPVE
- a CDS encoding sugar ABC transporter permease; the protein is MPRKKSRGEFRLALTLLTPLFVLIAIFIAFPLLYSFYLTFNDFSLRDLKAQFIGLGNYLALLKDPVFRASLTHTAYFTVISMLVGIPLALGVALLLNEEFPGRSVARVCLLIPWALPPIVVAIMFSFMMNTSYGIVNYILKAVGLTTTSIAFFGDPKLALNSLILVNLWKVTPLYAIIFLSALQNIPVETVESAKVYGAGAWQRFRKVTLPCIRPTIIIIAILTALLSLQVFDIIIS